The following are encoded together in the Salvelinus alpinus chromosome 37, SLU_Salpinus.1, whole genome shotgun sequence genome:
- the LOC139565967 gene encoding myb/SANT-like DNA-binding domain-containing protein 4, giving the protein MATRAAYFSPSEAQILMEAYEEVKDIIKKKGNTATVIKQREKAWQSIADRLNALNMNGPKRTWQQVKIKYKNILQNAVKNNTHRQGTGGGSPKADLTPAEDMALELNKGRPVLEGIPGGKETSIGSSQDATRFIQVSGSTVFLLEPPAQAPDDADPGEGPSAAATAHDGDDDEEETISLDSRRHEDPEAIQWENQPGNISSQAIRKLYGNHLRRQIELADIDIQYKKKKMENLALESEIKKRTIRKLDLEIKKLERELQEDDTAQNKN; this is encoded by the exons atggcaactagagccgcgtacttttccccgtcggaagcacaaatcctcatggaggcatacgaggaggtaaaagatataattaagaagaaaggcaacaccgccacagtgataaagcaaagagaaaaagcgtggcaaagtattgcagaccgcctgaatgc attaaacatgaacgggccaaaacggacatggcagcaggtcaaaatcaaatacaagaacattctgcagaatg cagtgaaaaataatacccacagacaaggcacgggtggtgggtcaccaaaggctgaccttaccccagcagaggacatggccttggagctaaataaaggcaggcccgtcttagaggggatccctggggggaaagagacgagcataggttcctcccaagatgccacccgcttcattcaag tgtctggcagcactgtgttcctgttagagccaccagcacaagcaccagacgatgctgatcca ggtgaaggccccagtgcagcagcaacagcacatgatggagacgatgatgaggaggagaccatctctctggattccagaaggcatgag gacccagaagctatacagtgggaaaaccagcctggcaacata agctcacaagctatcagaaagttgtatggcaaccacctccggcgccaaatagaactggcagacatagacattcagtacaagaagaaaaagatggaaaatcttgcactggagtccgaaataaaaaagaggacaattaggaaactggaccttgaaataaaaaaacttgagagggag ctccaagaagatgacacagctcaaaataaaaattag
- the LOC139565956 gene encoding putative nuclease HARBI1 gives MVCVALRFFASGAFLYSVGDAEQLNKATICRTIRSVCLAIKALADVFISFPGHRRLCDIKEEFYRIAGFPNVIGAVDCTHIRIKAPSGAHEADFVNRKSFHSINVQMVCNADCVISNVVAKWPGSVHDSRIFRASEIYQCLSQGEFSGVLLGDRGYGCQPFLLTPFTDPQEAQQAYNHAHARTRARVEMTFGLLKARFHCLHKLRVSPVRACDITVACAVLHNVACLRKERAPRVPPAMDWDNPAIFPDDDSGRLLRDQYVLNYFS, from the exons atggtttgtgtggccttgcgcttttttgctagtggagccttcctgtactcagtgggggatgcagaacagctgaacaaggccacaatttgccgcacaataaggagtgtgtgtctggctatcaaagcattagcagatgtcttcatctccttccctggccacagaagactctgtgacatcaaagaggagttctataggattgcag gtttccccaatgtcattggtgcagtggactgcacacacataaggataaaagccccctcaggtgcccacgaggccgattttgtgaataggaaatcctttcacagcattaatgttcag atggtctgcaatgctgactgtgtgatcagcaatgttgtggcaaaatggcctggctcagtccatgactccagaatctttcgggcctctgaaatctatcagtgcctatcacaag gtgaattctctggtgtgttgctgggagacagggggtatggctgccagccttttctcctgacacctttcacagacccccaggaagcacagcaggcctacaaccatgcccatgccaggaccagggccagagttgaaatgacctttggcctcctgaaggcacgctttcactgccttcacaaattaagggtcagccctgttagggcatgtgatattactgtggcttgtgctgtcctccacaatgtggcctgcctgaggaaggagagggcccccagagtgccaccagccatggactgggacaatccggcaatcttccctgatgacgacagtggtcggctgctgagggaccaatatgtgttgaattattttagttag